GCTTCCCAGAAGAGGATTCTCAGGTAACTCCGGTGCTCCAGCAGGAAGGAGACGGTCTGACGGGTCCAGTACTCCAAGAAAGTCTTGAAAGCGGACGCGTCCTGTAGTACCTGCTCATCCTTCAGCAATTCGCTGATGAACGAGCCTGTGATCTGTTCGCCAGTCTGGTCCGCCCGCTTAACCACTTCCGTATATAGCCCTAGCTTGTCGCCATAATACTGATAAATCAGGCTTTTGTTGTACCCGGATGCCTTCGCGATGGCATCAATCCGTGCCGCTGAGTAGCCGGACTCGGCAAAGATCTCCTCTGCTGCATCCAGAATAATCCCCCGGGTGCGGGCGGCATCGTATATTTTGGCGTTGCGTTTGCCCCCTGTTGTGGTTATGGTTTCCATCTCCTTTTTTCTAACTAACTGGTTAGATTATAGTCTGTACCTTTGCGGACGTCAAGCGGGGCTCTTGCAGGCCTTGTCTGCTAACCGTTACCAACAATTGGCACAGAACCAATTCACACCAATAACGTCTAACAGGAGAGAGTTAAATCTATCCATAAGGTGATGAATCCATGACAACAAGAACAACTATGCTGCTGTCTCTGCTTGGACTGGCCCTGTTATTACCAGACCGCGTCCATGCAGATGCAGCCCCTTCACCCCAGCCCATCTCCATCTACCTGGACGGGCAGCAACTTCAGCCGGAGACCCGGCCGCTGAACATCGGGGGGACCGTACTGGTTCCTATGCGCGGCTTGTTCGAAGCCCAGGGGGCTGAGCTCTCTTGGAACAATGCAAGCAAGACGGTAACTGCCGTCAAAGGCGGAACTGCACTCACCTATACCTTAGGCTCGTCCACAGCTCTGCTGAACGGGAAGACCGCTCAGTTGGCTGTGCCGGGGCAACTGTCGCAAGGCTACAGTATGATTCCCCTGCGCTTCATCAGTGAAGCCCTAGGTAGCCAGGTGAGCTGGGAGCCGGCTTCGGGCTCCGTCATGATCTCCTCGGCAGCCGCCTATGAGACCTCGGTCACATGGGGGGTCAATCTTCGCAGCAGCCCGGATGCCGGTAGCAGCGCCACTAGTCTAGGCCTGCTGCCCGCCGGAAGCAAGGTCCATGTCATCCGTGAGGTTAATGCCCTCTGGCTGGAGGTGCGGACTGCGGATAATGGGAGAGGATATATCTCCTCCAAGCCGAAATTTACGGATTACAGAAGCCCTTCCCTGCTGCAGAAGCAAGGGGAAGCGCTGATCGCCTCCGGTCAACAATACCTGGGTGCCCCTTATGAATTCGGCGCTTCTCCTGACCAGACGGATACATTCGACTGCTCTTCTTTTGTGAAGCGTGTATTTGGGGATATGCTCGGAGTTGAGCTTCCCCGTGTCTCCTACGATCAGGCACAGGAAGGCCGGAAGGTTGGCATGGACGAGCTGCGCACCGGAGATCTGCTGTTCTTCACCGCCAGAGGTCTTGACATCGGACACGTAGCCATCTACGCCGGATATAACCGGATACTGCATACCTACTCCAAGGAGCAGGGTGTACATATGGAGGATTTCGGCAGCAAGTGGAAGCAGCGGTTTGTTACCGCGCGGCGGATTCTATAACGGGGGAGAGAGCATTCGGCAATCCCCTGTAAGAGATGGGAATAAGTTCCTTATTTCCATCTCTTCCGCTCTTGCTTCATGCTATGCTATGCCTTGCGCACAAACTCCGATTTTAGCTTCATTGCGCCGAACCCGTCGATTTTGCAATCGATATCATGGTCGCCTTCCACCAGCCGGATGTTCTTCACCTTGGTGCCTATCTTCAGAACGGACGAGCTGCCCTTGACCTTGAGATCCTTGATCACCGTTACGGTGTCCCCGTCAGCCAGTACATTCCCGTTAGCATCCTTGATTACCTTCTCTTCTTCACCGCTCGTACTTCCTGCATCCAAAGACCACTCATGTCCGCATTCCGGGCAGACCAGAAGCTCTCCGTCCTCATAGGTGTACACAGAGCTGCACTGCGGGCAATTTGGCAATTCATTCATGATTTCATTTCTCCATTCCTGCTTAAGCATGTGTTATAGGGATAAGTCTGTCTAAGTTTAACATATAACTTGATAATACTCAGTTATTAAATTAATATCTAATTAGATGTTAATTTAATAAAAAGGTGGGATTATTATGATCCAGTTAGAAGCTGTTACCGAACCACTGTCTCTGGAGAGTCTTGACATACAAGCCTCCATCCTGAACTCACAGCCTGAATTCAATCTGATGGTAGAGCATAAGCCTTACCTCGAACCGCTGGAGCTGCAAGCAGAGAACCGTAAGAACCTCGTCATGGGTGAGAAAATGCTGTACATCAAGTTCCGTGAACGCGTCGCCGGTCTGCTCACCTATCTTCCTGACTACGGCCCGGATCACTATCCCTGGATTGGCCTTCTGGTAATTCACCGGCACTATAGCCGGCAAGGCTTAGGGAAGGCTGCCGTGCATGAACTGGAGAGAATACTTCAGCAGCAGGGCTTACAAGCCGTTAGGCTGGCTGTCCAGCTCGAGAATAAGGCCGGTGAGGCATTCTGGACCCTGAACGGATATGGCCGGATCAGAAGTGCAACGGATAACCATGATAACCAGGTGGATGTCTACGAGAAGCAGTTTGGATGAGCGGCGGGAGTGGTAATAATTAGAAGGTAGCTTGTATACGTTATAAATGACCGTGAAGGAGTGAATGAGGGCATGAATAAATTGGAATCAGAATCGGAGCATAGCAGCAGCCAGCCTGCCGCTGAGGCCGTAGATGCCATAGAGAACCTGTCCGGTGTCCATCCCGGATACCGCCGCGCCCATGCAGCGGGAGTCTGCTGCCGCGGCCTCTTCCGCCCGAGCGGACTGGGGAAGGAATTCACGGAGGCGGGACATCTTCAGGAGCAGCAGGTGAATGCCGTTGTCCGCTTCTCGGGCAGCTCCACCGATCCGGCACTTGCCGATCTGCTCTCCCCTGCCAAGGGGCTGGCTGTCCAGTTCGTCCTGCCGGATGGCGAGGTTACGAATCTGGTTGGAGTGACCGTGCCTGTCTTTTTTGCGCGGACCCCGGAGTCCTTCATCGACATTGTACACATGGCCCACCGGTTGCGGACCGGGACACTCGGACCGATTGAGCTGATGAAGGAAATTGTCAGCCACTTCAGCGAGAGCAAGGAAGCTCTGCTCGCTGTGAGACGGCTGAAGCCGCCTGCCAGCTACGCCGAATGTCACTATTACTGCATACATGCTTATGTGCTGGTCAATGCAGAGGGCAGGCAGCAGCCTGTCCGGTTCGAATGGGTTCCTGAGACGGGCGTGCGCACACTGACGCTGGAGGAGGCTGCGCAGCAGCCGGACCGCTATCTGGAGGATGAGCTGGAGCTGCGCTTCAAGGATGAGCCGGCCATCTTCCAGCTGGTCGCTGTTCTTGGGGAGGAAGGCGATGCTACGGATGATCCTACCCATGCCTGGCCCGGGGACCGACGGAGAATCGATCTCGGGCGGCTGCATATTTCAGAGATCATTCCCGATCCGAAGGATCTGCTCATGGACCCGACGGCCCTCACAACCGGCATGCTCCTCTCGGATGACCCGATTCTTAAGTTCCGCAGCGCGGCCTACGCCGAATCTTATGGACGGCGGATCGAAGGAAGATAGCAGTTGCCTGCTGCGGCAGACATATACCGGCCCAGCGCCAAAGGGACAATGCGCCCTTTGGCGCTTTTTGATTCAAACAATGTACTTAGTTGGTTAATGGATAGTAATCCGGTTACAAGAGAGAGGAGTGCAGTATGCAGCAGGCCATGGTCATCATGAACCCGTCGTCCGGCAAGGCAGAGGCGCGGGATTATATCAGAGCAGCGGAAGAGGTGCTGCAAGGCGCAGGCTATCAGGTTACCGTCCAGGAGACCGCAGGGGAAGGAGATGCCACCGCCTTCTGCCTCCAGGCATGCGCCGAGCGCTATGATCTGGTGGTTGCCATTGGAGGAGACGGGACGCTCCACGAGACGATGAACGGCCTTGCAGATCAGCAGCACCGCCCCACACTTGGCATTGTACCGATGGGCACCGTCAACGATTTCGCCCGCGCGCTGCAGATTCCGCTTGTTCCTGAAGAGGCCATCCAGAGCCTGGCTTCGCCCCGGACCCGAAGAGTCGATATGGGCCGGCTGAATGACCGGCTGTTCGTCAATGTGGTAGCCGCAGGCTCTCTGGCAGGCTCCCTCTCCTCGGTTAGCTCCGAAGACAAGAGCCGGCTCGGGTTCCTTGCTTATCTAAAAGAGGGCATTAAGGAGCTGGCCAGCAATACTGCACATACCCTGACGATCACTCACGACGGGGAGATCTGGGAAGGCTCCTCCCCGCTGTTCATTGCGGCCCTGACGAATTCCGTGGGCGGCTTCGAGAAGCTTGCCCCCACTGCCGCTGTAGATGACGGCCTGCTCCATTGCTTCATCGTCAAGGACCTGCACCTGCTGAATTCCGTTACGGTCAGCATCTCCCTGCTGCTCGGCAATCTGCGGAATCATAAGGATATCATCTACTTCACAGCCAAGGAGGTCTCCGTCCGCTCCACTGAGCAGGTACAGACGAATGTGGACGGCGAGCAAGGTCCGCCGCTGCCGATCTCCTTAAGCACCATTCCGCGCCACATTCAGGTCGTGGTGCCGGAGGACTGACCGGCTCAGGCGCCTCAGGCGCTCCAGACTACAGAATACTGGAATCCGTGAAAAGCCTCTTCCTCAGCTGATTCCGTGCAGCTCTGCGAAGTCCTCACCGAGCGTCCATTCCAGACGTCTGACCCATTCACGCTGCACCTCCTTGGGCGCTATTTGCAGGCGTTGCAGGATATTCCATACCCTGTACAGACTCGCCGCCTTCATCTGGGGCGCAGTGAAGGATAACGGGTTAACAGACAGATAGCCCCGCATGAAGGCAGTGTTGAGCAGCACGGATTGTACGGGATAATGGTGCTTCGTGAACCAGCAGACCCAGGCGACATCATTCAGCGGGCTGCCCCATTCCGCCCATTCCCAGTCCAGCACATGCAGCAGATCATCGGCTTCACAGAGCAGATTATGTACTCCGTAATCGCCATGGGTCAGGACCCACGGAAGCTCCCCGGCCTCCGCAGCAGACAGAAAGTGAAGTGACTGCCTGCCGAGAGCGGCGGGGACGAATTCCAGCTTTTGAATCACCTGACTGAGTGCAGACCTGTTGCTAAGCCGGATCTCTGTCTCTTGCGGCTGATAAGGGCGGGAATGAATCTGGGCAGCCAGCAGCTGCCCCATTCTGCTGTAGATCCGCTCGGCTCTTGTCCAGTCCCTGGCATCCAGAACGGATTGGGCGTTCCCGCCCTGCATGCAGTCCATGATGATGATGCGCATCCCCTCCATCTCCGACACCTCATGCACCACCGGGGCATCACAGCTTCCCTGCACCAGCCGCATCACCTGAACCTCATTGAGGGTGTCTTCATTGGACAGATTTGTTATTTTGGCTACAAGCGGCGGCTCCGCCCCCGCCATCAGATAGGTGAGATTCGTATATCCCCCTGTCAGCCGCTTCAGCCGGCAGGCATATCTTTCTTCCAGACCTCTGATGATGTTCTCAATCATGATATGAATTCCTCTCTTTTCCCTTCAGTAGACCCTATGCCAAGAATATCACATGCTCCATTTCATTACAGATTAAGCTATTCTGCACAAGCAGATCTATGGTGCGGTCCGCACTGTACGACAAAGAGACCGGCAAGAGAATTCCGGCCAGTCTGCTTGGGCCATGCCTTATAGCGGTCACCCTGCACAGCCAAATACCTGCCCTGAACGGGCTTATGCTTGTAGCCTGGCCGGAATGTACAGCTTGTGGATCAACACTATTTGACCGATATGATAGGCATTATGAGTTGCCGCATTGCTGATGATCTCCCACCATACAGCCGGTACCGGGAACCCGTTCACCTGCTCTTCCAGCCCTTCCTCAGACAGCAGGCTCTGCCAGTTCAAGAGCGTCTGCAGCAGCCTTCCGCGCAGCTCACTGAACGCAATATCTGCCGGAAGCCGGAAGCTGAGGTTATTATCCTTAACCGGAGGCAAAGCGTCCATATGCCCTTCGCGGTACCGTGTCTGCCAGGCTTCATTCCAGTACAGTAAATGCTGGGTAAGCTCAGCTATGCTGCTGACTCCTTCAACCGGCTTCCAGAACGCTTCCTCCTCGGTCACGTTCTCCACAGCCTGCATATAAGGAAGATGCCAGCTGGGATCATTAGCACCGGCCAGCAGTTGATTGGCAAGCACATCCTTGGCATGAACCATTCCTTCACTCTCCTCTTCTTCGCATTTTGTTATATTCTAAGTAAAGCCCCCTTCCCCTACCGGGAACGAGGACTTCTCTACTGGCTGGAGGGCTTGTATTCGCTCAGCTTGCCGTAATAGACCAGATGGAGCCGTTCGCTCTGCCGGAAGTCATCCGGGGTGACGAGCGCAGGCAGCTTGTTCCACAGCTTAATGCCCGAGCGCTCCAGAATCTCAGCAACGAACTGCGAACAGAAATAGGAGTTGCTGAACTCCACCGGCTCCTTCAGCGCAATGCCGATGACGCCGAGGATATTGTAGAGATACTTCTGGCGGCTGCGGATGAAGACCTGGAGCACCCGCTTCATTTTCTCAACCTCACGGTCTGTAACCTGAAGCTCGTAGATGACGCAGGTAGTCTCCGGGTATTTGCTGTAGGTGCCTGTGCGGATATCCTCCTTCACGAACCCGCCGTTCAGCGGATTGGCCGGATGCTTCCTTCCAAAGCTATATAGCTCGGACAGCTCCCGGTTAAATGAGATCGAGGCATGATTATACGGCGCTTTGGTATAGCCCTGAATGAGCCTCGTGAACAGCGTTCCCGTATTGGTGAGCATGATGTACACTGACCGGTCTGCTGACATTGCAATTTTCCCCTTATAATCTGTTTATAGGCCTTTTGTGGCAGTGATCCCATAACTCTTTGGAATCCTGCACATAATACAACATTATGCTCATGAAATGAGCTTAAATCCAAAATTGTTGTCTAAAAGACAGCATTTCGCCTTCTCCAAACGGCTTAACGGGATAATTCATGTATTTGATGCAACAATCCTCTCGAACACCCGGTTACCAATGATTCAGAGTTGTAGAACGTACAACATTTATGTCTGTAGTGCCTACTAAGGTCTCTATACTGCACAACGAATCAAGTGTAAGCTTCAAATTAAGCTGGACGCTCTGTCTATTTTAGCATAAAATCCCTGTATTGAAATGCCACTCCGAGACAAGTTGGTGATTGCAAGTGGACCGCTCCTTATTCACACTAGTTCTGATCTTTGCAGCTCTATCGGTTATACATGGACTGTATCTTGTGGTCAGCAGATTGCAGAAGGACAAGGATTATACCGGAATCGGCTTCCGCATCAAAACCTGGTGGGGCATGCTGTTCATCTTCTGCCTCGCTACCCTGTCCAATTCTGTCGTGTCCCTGCTGTCCCTGATGGTGCTGAGCTTCTTCGCCCTCAAGGAGTATTTCTCCATGATCCGGACCAGAAAAGCGGACCGCAGGCTGTTCCTATGGGCTTATCTGTCTATTCCGCTGCAATTCTACTGGGTCTACATTGAATGGTACGGGATGTTCATTGTCTTCATTCCAGTCTATGTGTTCCTGCTGTTGCCGCTCCCCCGGCTGATCAACAAAGGGACCCTTGGCTTCCTGCGCAGCGTCAGCGCTACCCAGTGGGGACTTATGCTGATGGTATTCGGACTGAGTCATCTGGCTTACTTCCAATTCGCAACGCCGGAGTACGGGGCAGGTCTGGTCCTCTTCCTAGTGGTACTGACCCAGCTCAATGATGCCGTTCACTATCTGGCTTCGATCTACTTCGGCAGACACAAAATCGTCCCGACCGCAAATCCCCACCTGACCTGGGAAGGATTCGTCTGCGCGTTTGTGGTGACAACAGCGGTATCCTATCTGATGTATCCTCATCTGACACCGCTGAATCCGGTCTTCGGTTATCTCTCCGGCATGCTGGTCAGTCTCAGTGGATTCTTCGGCAGCCTGACCGTCTCCGTGCTTAAGCGGGATCTGCTGATCGGGGATGATGACAAATTCGCCGCACTTCAGACAAGCTATCTGAGCCGCATCGACAGCCTCACCTATACCGCACCGGTGTTCTTCCATGTAATCCGCTACTATTTCGACTTCATGTAGCCGCTGGGCATACCCGCTTGTTACCCCGAAGCGCAGCAACAGAGACTATCCGCGAGCGGATAGTCTCTGTTTGGCTGCGGGGATGCCGCTCACCATACTGCTTATTCCTTGCTTGCCCCTGCATTGGCTGGAGCCGTGGTGCCTGCATCGGCAGGTCTTGTCGTGCCCGCGTCAGCCGGCGGCGTTCCTCCTTGGCCGCCCGGCCCGCCGCCGGTCCGGTTGCCTCGCCCT
This genomic interval from Paenibacillus sp. FSL H8-0332 contains the following:
- a CDS encoding TetR/AcrR family transcriptional regulator, encoding METITTTGGKRNAKIYDAARTRGIILDAAEEIFAESGYSAARIDAIAKASGYNKSLIYQYYGDKLGLYTEVVKRADQTGEQITGSFISELLKDEQVLQDASAFKTFLEYWTRQTVSFLLEHRSYLRILFWEAAEGWKTWNQITYRPEDDPQMHELAMAAQRNGILRQDLDPALFPMLIMNVIAMTLQSSSRFEHLFGSPDSPQIREQTTQQIVQFIIHGVMEPSLL
- a CDS encoding stalk domain-containing protein, with the protein product MTTRTTMLLSLLGLALLLPDRVHADAAPSPQPISIYLDGQQLQPETRPLNIGGTVLVPMRGLFEAQGAELSWNNASKTVTAVKGGTALTYTLGSSTALLNGKTAQLAVPGQLSQGYSMIPLRFISEALGSQVSWEPASGSVMISSAAAYETSVTWGVNLRSSPDAGSSATSLGLLPAGSKVHVIREVNALWLEVRTADNGRGYISSKPKFTDYRSPSLLQKQGEALIASGQQYLGAPYEFGASPDQTDTFDCSSFVKRVFGDMLGVELPRVSYDQAQEGRKVGMDELRTGDLLFFTARGLDIGHVAIYAGYNRILHTYSKEQGVHMEDFGSKWKQRFVTARRIL
- a CDS encoding zinc ribbon domain-containing protein YjdM, which codes for MNELPNCPQCSSVYTYEDGELLVCPECGHEWSLDAGSTSGEEEKVIKDANGNVLADGDTVTVIKDLKVKGSSSVLKIGTKVKNIRLVEGDHDIDCKIDGFGAMKLKSEFVRKA
- a CDS encoding GNAT family N-acetyltransferase, yielding MIQLEAVTEPLSLESLDIQASILNSQPEFNLMVEHKPYLEPLELQAENRKNLVMGEKMLYIKFRERVAGLLTYLPDYGPDHYPWIGLLVIHRHYSRQGLGKAAVHELERILQQQGLQAVRLAVQLENKAGEAFWTLNGYGRIRSATDNHDNQVDVYEKQFG
- a CDS encoding catalase family peroxidase codes for the protein MNKLESESEHSSSQPAAEAVDAIENLSGVHPGYRRAHAAGVCCRGLFRPSGLGKEFTEAGHLQEQQVNAVVRFSGSSTDPALADLLSPAKGLAVQFVLPDGEVTNLVGVTVPVFFARTPESFIDIVHMAHRLRTGTLGPIELMKEIVSHFSESKEALLAVRRLKPPASYAECHYYCIHAYVLVNAEGRQQPVRFEWVPETGVRTLTLEEAAQQPDRYLEDELELRFKDEPAIFQLVAVLGEEGDATDDPTHAWPGDRRRIDLGRLHISEIIPDPKDLLMDPTALTTGMLLSDDPILKFRSAAYAESYGRRIEGR
- a CDS encoding YegS/Rv2252/BmrU family lipid kinase; protein product: MQQAMVIMNPSSGKAEARDYIRAAEEVLQGAGYQVTVQETAGEGDATAFCLQACAERYDLVVAIGGDGTLHETMNGLADQQHRPTLGIVPMGTVNDFARALQIPLVPEEAIQSLASPRTRRVDMGRLNDRLFVNVVAAGSLAGSLSSVSSEDKSRLGFLAYLKEGIKELASNTAHTLTITHDGEIWEGSSPLFIAALTNSVGGFEKLAPTAAVDDGLLHCFIVKDLHLLNSVTVSISLLLGNLRNHKDIIYFTAKEVSVRSTEQVQTNVDGEQGPPLPISLSTIPRHIQVVVPED
- a CDS encoding aminoglycoside phosphotransferase family protein; the encoded protein is MIENIIRGLEERYACRLKRLTGGYTNLTYLMAGAEPPLVAKITNLSNEDTLNEVQVMRLVQGSCDAPVVHEVSEMEGMRIIIMDCMQGGNAQSVLDARDWTRAERIYSRMGQLLAAQIHSRPYQPQETEIRLSNRSALSQVIQKLEFVPAALGRQSLHFLSAAEAGELPWVLTHGDYGVHNLLCEADDLLHVLDWEWAEWGSPLNDVAWVCWFTKHHYPVQSVLLNTAFMRGYLSVNPLSFTAPQMKAASLYRVWNILQRLQIAPKEVQREWVRRLEWTLGEDFAELHGIS
- a CDS encoding DinB family protein, which encodes MVHAKDVLANQLLAGANDPSWHLPYMQAVENVTEEEAFWKPVEGVSSIAELTQHLLYWNEAWQTRYREGHMDALPPVKDNNLSFRLPADIAFSELRGRLLQTLLNWQSLLSEEGLEEQVNGFPVPAVWWEIISNAATHNAYHIGQIVLIHKLYIPARLQA
- a CDS encoding phosphatidate cytidylyltransferase — encoded protein: MDRSLFTLVLIFAALSVIHGLYLVVSRLQKDKDYTGIGFRIKTWWGMLFIFCLATLSNSVVSLLSLMVLSFFALKEYFSMIRTRKADRRLFLWAYLSIPLQFYWVYIEWYGMFIVFIPVYVFLLLPLPRLINKGTLGFLRSVSATQWGLMLMVFGLSHLAYFQFATPEYGAGLVLFLVVLTQLNDAVHYLASIYFGRHKIVPTANPHLTWEGFVCAFVVTTAVSYLMYPHLTPLNPVFGYLSGMLVSLSGFFGSLTVSVLKRDLLIGDDDKFAALQTSYLSRIDSLTYTAPVFFHVIRYYFDFM